One part of the Hydra vulgaris chromosome 01, alternate assembly HydraT2T_AEP genome encodes these proteins:
- the LOC136075539 gene encoding uncharacterized protein LOC136075539: protein MIRIFFLFFCVSFIILNEAAPNFGKLKVTDTNEHVKESKKSLMLKVPNSHKSKIIGENNLRNERTLKKEIVSSKESLKKKGIFKKNELKRSKTCMSFFYVMKECPEW from the exons ATGATTcgaatttttttcctttttttctgtGTTTCATTTATAATA ttgaaTGAAGCAGCACCGAACTTTGGTAAACTTAAGGTAACAGATACAAATGAACAcgttaaagaatcaaaaaaaagtttaat gtTAAAAGTCCCGAACTCACATAAAAGCAAGATAATTGGTGAGAACAACTTGCGTAATGAACGTACTCTAAAAAAG GAAATTGTTTCATCTAAAgaatcactgaaaaaaaaaggaatcttcaagaaaaatgaattgaaaagAAGCAAAACTTGTATGTCGTTTTTTTATGTCATGAAAGAATGCCCAGAATGGTAG